One Candidatus Epulonipiscium sp. genomic region harbors:
- a CDS encoding gluconolactonase, with the protein MLSLIFSNSVAVAGVPYESYNYDYWEVVVPSPAPYVPEDSLSGSDLGVERLNQPSDIYITKGGEIYLVDTGNNRIIVFNDKWNVERIIDRFSNDGKSDTFNKPQGIFVNDRGNIYVADTENKRVVVLSPDLDLILCIDNPKSETFDENFSFTPLKVGVDYADRVYVVGKGVFEGIMSFTDKGEFHGYLGTIKVTIGITDIIWRSISTKAQRQRQQLYIPTEFTGLDLDESGFVYTTNVDIKSDETIKRLNPSGDDVLKRPEDKFVKGDLFFRPAGRRYTGPSQFIDIVVRDKGLYSAIDSQRGRIFTYDHEGNLLYIFGSIGSQVGTFKNPSAIEAIGDKIIVVDKERGELIIFKPTQYGDLINKAIGLRYDGEEEKAVEYWEKVLKLDANFELAYVGIGKSLLAKNKNKEALKYLKLGMDQKYYSIAYKRYRNEVLKSNLVYIMNGIFILVILYMGYKIYRKFKRRGKKINA; encoded by the coding sequence ATGTTAAGTTTAATTTTTTCAAATTCAGTTGCAGTTGCGGGGGTACCCTATGAAAGCTATAACTATGATTATTGGGAGGTAGTTGTACCATCCCCTGCCCCATATGTTCCCGAAGATAGTTTATCCGGTTCGGATTTAGGGGTTGAAAGACTCAATCAACCCTCTGATATTTATATTACAAAGGGTGGGGAGATTTATCTAGTAGATACGGGCAATAATAGGATAATAGTTTTTAATGATAAATGGAATGTAGAAAGAATTATTGATAGATTTAGCAATGATGGTAAAAGCGATACATTTAATAAACCACAGGGAATCTTTGTTAATGATAGAGGAAATATATATGTAGCAGATACGGAAAACAAGAGAGTAGTTGTTTTATCTCCAGATTTGGATTTGATTTTGTGTATTGATAATCCAAAATCAGAAACCTTCGATGAGAATTTTTCCTTTACCCCCTTAAAAGTAGGGGTAGATTATGCAGATAGAGTATATGTAGTAGGGAAAGGTGTATTCGAGGGGATTATGAGTTTTACTGATAAGGGAGAATTCCATGGGTATTTAGGTACCATTAAGGTAACCATCGGAATTACGGATATTATATGGAGGAGCATATCGACAAAAGCTCAAAGGCAAAGGCAACAGTTATATATTCCTACAGAGTTTACTGGACTTGATCTAGATGAAAGTGGATTTGTTTACACCACTAATGTTGACATTAAATCCGATGAAACTATTAAAAGGTTAAACCCTAGCGGTGATGATGTATTAAAAAGACCAGAAGATAAATTTGTAAAAGGGGATTTGTTTTTTAGGCCGGCAGGAAGGCGTTATACGGGACCCTCTCAATTTATAGATATTGTCGTCAGGGATAAAGGTTTATATTCTGCTATTGATTCCCAGAGAGGAAGAATATTTACCTACGATCATGAGGGAAATTTACTTTATATTTTTGGAAGTATAGGAAGTCAAGTTGGGACCTTTAAAAATCCTAGTGCCATAGAAGCTATTGGGGATAAGATTATAGTTGTTGATAAAGAAAGGGGAGAACTAATTATATTTAAGCCGACTCAATACGGAGACTTGATTAATAAGGCAATCGGACTTCGTTATGACGGTGAAGAGGAAAAGGCGGTAGAATATTGGGAGAAGGTATTGAAGCTAGATGCGAATTTTGAATTAGCTTATGTAGGAATTGGTAAATCACTTCTTGCAAAAAATAAGAACAAAGAAGCTTTAAAGTACTTAAAATTAGGGATGGATCAAAAATATTATTCTATTGCATATAAAAGATATAGAAATGAAGTCCTTAAATCTAATCTTGTCTACATTATGAATGGGATTTTTATTTTAGTTATTTTATATATGGGTTATAAGATTTATAGAAAGTTTAAGAGAAGGGGGAAGAAAATCAATGCTTAA